From Anaerohalosphaera lusitana, one genomic window encodes:
- a CDS encoding glycoside hydrolase family 2 TIM barrel-domain containing protein: protein MSRIGRVLCIVMMGVVLADMALADDVPDWENPLVYGINKEPAHCTSVPYAKESEIGKRSSYTRSLDGLWKFHWAAKPEDRPIDFYKLDYDVSDWDDIAVPSNWQRKGYGVPVYTNNIYPFKKEPPFVTKEPPKHYTSYELRNPVGSYRRTFDVPSDWDGKQVFVHFDGVKSTFYLWVNGEKVGYSEGSFTPAEFDITEYLRDGENMMAVEVYRWSDGSYLEDQDFWRLSGIFRPVRLVARNKVAIQDYFVRTDLDEEYEDAQLQVAVKLKNYGDADTAGWTVEGKLLDAEKGLFGSGEITSFAIDEVKVDGDSWAEVTFVDDIESPAKWSAEKPYLYQLVLTLKDKHGKAVEVHSCDVGFREIETGPNGQLLVNGKSVLLKGVNRHEHDPDRGRSLTVDSMIEDLRLMKLHNINCVRTSHYPNDPRWYSLCDKYGIYLVDEANIEGHGMYGHQGVPALGERRDWDGTHIDRAMSMVHRDKNHPSVIFWSFGNESGGGKAFDKIAKAIKAVDKTRLLHYEVYWEPADMDSNMYPSIGWVESQGKRDSNRPYFVCEYAHAMGNAVGNLQEYWDVIERYPRCVGACIWDWVDQGLRETDENGKEYFTYGGDYGDRPNSGNFCINGLILPDRQVTPKLIEVKQVYQYADFDAIDAAAGRIEIANEYHFTNLSDFDLAWSITEDGAIVQSGKMHGPDISPKASGEVTLPVRQFDAQKGAEYLLNVKLLQRQASDFVPRGHTVAQGQMSIPVKMGRLAVDRSKSGDVKVIEKDGKILVWGDGFTMAFSREDATIDELIYGGNVVITDNGDGANGPILNAFRAPVDNDNRGNWYRWGLNELKCVPQSVTVDKGGSDNVAITAVCKYFGRDELECFEVQSKYTVFADGVILVRNHIVPGSEMGVLPRLGMKMHVSGDLENVKWYGRGPAENYPDRKTGSMIGLYESTVSDQYVPYVRPQTTGNKEDVRWAALLNDSGDGVIAVSEDVMSFTALRYTENELDRARHINELTPRDDVVVSLDYKQLGLGNGSCGPGVLPKYSFPAKTVDFNFSLRPYSRTMDDIRKAARGTLTVPKPQVSQNDQGDIVIKAGDDVIILYTTDGSDPDADSTEYDEPIEIDRRTTVKAVAVAEGFMASPVASATFYEKLDLVDAGKGKWKVVSVDSVHPGEPGSNAIDGNPGTKWHTEWQNASPPHPHEIVIDMGTAYELAGFALLPRQDGSSNGSIKGYKFFVSDDGQEWGEPAGEGVMEEARQLNTVRFDKRVNGRYIKLVAASAFNGPWTSVAELDVLATKRLDQ from the coding sequence ATGAGCAGAATTGGACGTGTTTTATGCATCGTGATGATGGGGGTGGTTTTGGCGGATATGGCATTGGCGGATGATGTGCCTGATTGGGAGAATCCGCTGGTTTACGGCATTAACAAGGAGCCCGCGCATTGCACCTCGGTGCCTTATGCCAAAGAATCTGAGATCGGCAAAAGGTCGTCATATACGCGGTCACTTGACGGGCTGTGGAAATTCCACTGGGCAGCCAAACCCGAAGATAGGCCGATTGATTTTTACAAGCTCGATTACGATGTAAGCGACTGGGACGATATAGCTGTGCCGTCGAACTGGCAGCGCAAGGGCTATGGTGTTCCGGTCTACACAAACAACATCTACCCGTTCAAAAAAGAGCCGCCGTTCGTAACGAAAGAGCCTCCAAAGCATTACACCTCTTACGAGCTGCGCAATCCCGTCGGCAGCTACCGCAGGACTTTCGATGTGCCCTCTGACTGGGACGGAAAACAGGTGTTCGTTCACTTTGACGGCGTCAAGTCGACGTTTTATCTCTGGGTCAACGGCGAGAAGGTCGGCTACAGTGAGGGCTCGTTTACGCCTGCCGAATTCGATATTACAGAGTACCTACGCGATGGTGAGAACATGATGGCCGTGGAGGTCTACCGCTGGAGTGACGGCAGTTATCTTGAGGATCAGGACTTCTGGAGACTCAGCGGTATATTCAGGCCGGTTCGGCTCGTCGCACGTAACAAGGTTGCGATCCAGGATTATTTTGTGCGGACCGATCTGGACGAAGAATACGAGGATGCGCAGCTCCAGGTGGCTGTTAAGCTGAAGAATTACGGTGATGCTGATACGGCTGGGTGGACCGTCGAAGGCAAGCTGCTCGATGCCGAAAAGGGCCTGTTCGGGTCAGGTGAGATCACCTCTTTTGCGATAGATGAAGTAAAGGTCGACGGTGATTCATGGGCGGAAGTGACTTTCGTTGACGACATCGAAAGCCCCGCCAAGTGGTCCGCTGAAAAGCCCTATCTTTATCAGCTCGTTTTGACATTGAAAGATAAACACGGTAAAGCAGTCGAAGTGCACAGTTGTGACGTCGGTTTCCGCGAGATCGAAACTGGCCCGAACGGTCAGTTGCTGGTCAACGGCAAGAGTGTGCTTCTCAAGGGCGTCAACAGGCACGAGCACGATCCTGATCGCGGACGTTCGCTGACGGTTGACAGCATGATCGAGGATCTTCGCCTGATGAAGCTGCACAATATTAACTGCGTGCGGACAAGCCATTACCCGAACGATCCGCGGTGGTACAGCCTCTGTGACAAGTACGGCATATACCTCGTGGATGAGGCGAATATAGAGGGCCATGGCATGTACGGTCATCAGGGTGTGCCCGCGCTCGGCGAGAGACGTGACTGGGACGGTACGCATATCGACAGGGCGATGTCTATGGTGCATCGGGACAAGAATCATCCCTCTGTAATTTTCTGGTCATTCGGCAATGAGTCCGGCGGCGGAAAGGCGTTCGACAAGATAGCCAAAGCGATCAAAGCTGTAGATAAAACTCGTCTGCTGCATTACGAGGTCTACTGGGAACCGGCGGATATGGACAGCAATATGTATCCGAGCATCGGCTGGGTCGAGAGCCAGGGCAAGCGGGATTCGAACAGGCCGTATTTCGTTTGTGAATACGCGCACGCCATGGGCAACGCCGTCGGCAATCTTCAGGAATACTGGGACGTGATCGAAAGATATCCGCGATGCGTCGGTGCCTGCATCTGGGACTGGGTCGATCAGGGGCTTCGTGAAACGGATGAGAACGGCAAAGAGTATTTTACTTACGGCGGCGATTACGGCGACAGGCCCAACAGCGGCAATTTCTGCATCAACGGACTGATACTGCCTGACAGACAGGTAACGCCCAAGCTTATCGAGGTCAAGCAGGTTTATCAATATGCGGACTTTGATGCGATCGATGCCGCTGCCGGTCGGATAGAGATTGCGAACGAGTATCACTTCACGAATCTCAGCGATTTCGATCTTGCTTGGTCCATCACCGAAGACGGCGCCATTGTGCAGTCCGGCAAAATGCATGGGCCCGACATTTCGCCCAAAGCCAGCGGAGAAGTAACCTTGCCCGTCAGGCAGTTCGATGCACAGAAAGGGGCTGAGTACCTGCTCAATGTTAAGCTGCTTCAAAGACAGGCCTCCGATTTCGTGCCCCGTGGACATACAGTTGCACAGGGACAGATGAGCATCCCTGTCAAGATGGGCAGGCTTGCTGTTGATCGAAGTAAGTCCGGTGATGTTAAAGTCATCGAGAAAGACGGCAAAATACTTGTCTGGGGTGATGGTTTTACGATGGCATTCAGCCGTGAGGACGCAACCATAGATGAGCTGATCTACGGCGGCAATGTGGTTATAACGGACAATGGCGATGGCGCGAACGGCCCCATCCTGAACGCTTTCCGGGCTCCGGTTGATAACGACAACAGGGGTAACTGGTACCGATGGGGGCTCAACGAGCTCAAATGCGTGCCGCAGTCAGTAACCGTTGATAAAGGTGGTTCGGACAATGTTGCCATAACCGCTGTATGTAAATATTTTGGCCGGGATGAACTCGAATGTTTTGAGGTGCAAAGCAAGTACACTGTTTTTGCGGACGGCGTCATTCTTGTCCGCAATCATATCGTGCCGGGATCGGAAATGGGCGTTCTTCCCAGGCTCGGCATGAAGATGCATGTCAGCGGCGACCTGGAGAATGTAAAGTGGTACGGCAGGGGCCCGGCAGAGAACTACCCTGATCGTAAGACCGGTTCTATGATCGGGCTTTACGAGAGCACGGTTTCGGATCAGTATGTGCCTTATGTAAGGCCGCAGACGACCGGCAATAAAGAGGATGTTCGCTGGGCCGCGCTGCTGAATGATTCCGGAGACGGCGTGATCGCCGTGTCTGAGGACGTAATGTCCTTTACGGCCTTGCGGTACACCGAGAACGAGCTCGACCGGGCACGACACATCAACGAGCTGACACCCCGAGACGATGTGGTTGTTTCACTTGATTACAAGCAGCTCGGCCTGGGTAACGGCAGTTGCGGACCGGGAGTATTGCCGAAGTATTCTTTCCCCGCCAAGACGGTTGATTTCAATTTCAGCCTCAGGCCGTACAGCCGAACAATGGATGATATCCGAAAGGCTGCTCGCGGCACACTGACTGTACCCAAGCCCCAAGTCTCGCAGAATGACCAAGGCGACATAGTGATAAAGGCAGGCGATGACGTAATTATCCTCTATACGACCGACGGCAGTGACCCCGATGCCGATTCGACCGAGTATGACGAACCGATCGAGATCGACAGGCGGACAACGGTGAAGGCGGTAGCGGTTGCTGAAGGTTTTATGGCCAGTCCCGTTGCGTCCGCAACCTTCTATGAGAAGCTCGATCTGGTTGATGCCGGCAAGGGCAAGTGGAAGGTTGTCTCGGTTGACAGCGTACACCCAGGCGAACCGGGCTCTAACGCGATTGACGGCAATCCCGGTACCAAGTGGCACACGGAATGGCAGAACGCTAGTCCGCCCCATCCGCACGAAATCGTGATCGATATGGGTACAGCATATGAGCTG